In Montipora capricornis isolate CH-2021 chromosome 4, ASM3666992v2, whole genome shotgun sequence, the DNA window AAGACATGTTCGCAAAAACCTGCCAAGCAGTAAAGACTACTCGCGTAAGCGGTTGAGGAACTGCACTGGTGAAAGGTTTACGCATGAAAATCTTCTTTACACACAGCTGTTCTTAGATTACTTGTCCGGTAAAGATCCCTCTTCCGTTAAGTTTTTTGATGAAATCGGATTTCAACTGCCGGATAGTGAGCACCGAGTCTATGGTTACTCTCCTGTGGGCGAGCAGTGTTTTGATGTGGGACGCTATTTATCAACTGGGAATATTACTCTTAACTTTCTAGCTGGGGTCGATGGACTGAAGTATGCAAATATTCTTCAAGGTGCGTCGAACCCTATTGAATTTTTGAGATTTTTCTCTGAAGCGTCAGAAACAGTTGATCCAAATACCTTAAGGCCAGTTTTGGAGGTTGGAGACATTGTAGTGGTTGACAATTTCGCTGCCCATCACGGTGATGCCAAAGTGGCTCTTCGCAGTTTTTATATGATGTGGGAATGGAACTCTTGTATTTACCAGCTTATTCTTCTGACCTCAACCCTGTTGAGGAAGTTTTTTCAAAGCTGAAATACCTCTTGAAGTACCAATATCAAGATATTGTTTGAAAATTTGGAATATGCTGTATGGTGTGCAGTCCGTGATCTAGAAGCTGCTGACATGTACGGCTATTACCGCCACGCTGGATATTTGATTTGACAtgtaaacaacaaacaaattcatgatggcaaaataacaatttttgtatttgttacaTAGATTAGTTTCTACTTTATAAGATAACATCAGAACTCAGAAACGTTACTGAAGTAACCAGATGATAGGACTGAACCAAATAAAGGTTGAAACATACTAAGCATAACTCAATGACAAAATGTCCTGAAGAATCACCTCACCTGGGGCTGCCACTTCACTGAAGACTTGAAATACCGTAAAAGATCGACTGAAGGCTTTTTTCTTTgctaaactgttttttttttggcaataaCTCAACATGAAAGTGTTCTGTCTTGAATCAAAGTAAACAAGTGGCGCCAAGTAGTCTATTGCGTTtgcaaaaaattatattttaacctTGAAGTCCGTCTTCCAGTCAAAAACTCAACGATTACTTCATAGAACCCAGTTGATATATTTGAAATCTTTGCTGCTATTTAGTCTTCTGACTTCTTTCGACTGAGAGATAACAAAATACTTGCAGCCTCCGCACTGTTTGTCTGACTTGTAGTTTCACTCACGCATACATTCTGACGGCAAGGCTCGTCGACTACCGACAATTTCATGGCCATTTGAAATTGctcttcttcctcctcctctGAATTAGGAGTAAGTAAGCTTGTCAAAGCTCTTCTGCTCCTCTTATCAGGAAACGCGATTCTGTAAGATGCGAGTTTGGATTCCATTGGAGTACATGTGTTCTGTCGTTTTTGTGCGCTTGACCTTTGCTCAATCAACCTAAGCAGATGTTGATATTTCTTTTCAACGATAGACTTGACCATTTCACGGGAAGTCAATGTACCTGACTTGAAATGAATGACACATCTTGCTGAATTTTCAGCCAATTGTGTACTCCATTTTTCATGTACTCATCGGGGAATACTTCCATCAGTATATCCTCGAAGTTTTTGTTTACAGAACTAGTGACACGAGAAAACCCAGCCTGTCGAGCAGTTAACTCTTGGGAAACCTTCTTAAGGGACTTTTCCAAAGTCGCAATGAGGTGTTCTTTCTCCTGGAAAGCCAATTTCTCATCCGGGTGTTTGGAAAGGTCACCACAAAGGAATGAAGATTCGAATTTTTCTTCAACACACGATCTAACTGTGTGATTCTTTCTATGACAGTTTGAACACCTTTGACCAGCACGGCCAGTTACCAAGGCAGCTTCCTTTATTTGAGCAAGCATGGTTTCTACCTCACCTTTCTTTTGCTCGATTTCTTCATTTTTGGGTTTCAGTTCATCCTCTTTGCTCTTGATATACCGTTCAACCGGAGACAACAAATCAAGTTTGTGAGGCTCCATGCTATGAGTTCTGGAGGAGAATGGCTGGCATTGCTCGCTTTTGTCGAATGCACTTTTTTGAAATGCCACTGAAATGTCTCTTCTTGAATTAAGACTACGTTTTCTCAAGTTTTCATCAACCTTTCCTACTAACGGTATGAAAGAAGATCGATTTTCTCCCGACTTCACTCCTGGGGTATGTATTTTAGTTACCATGTTTAGGATAAGCTGTCGATGTCCTTCTGGGACTTCCACTTCTaagttagggtttagggttataCTTCATCGTtacaccacagtttctttagaaactaaaattttgttaaaAGCCAACACTGGCAGGTAAACAtagtggtttttttttgctgttaatTTGATGCTACACGATAATTGTAGTTAACTATCAATATTAAAAATTTGACACTTTCTTATCTTTTGCACTTTTAGTTTCAAAGGCTTGAGGGATGACCTAACCTGTATCCGTGATGAGGACTTGTCTTCATTGTGCCTTTGCGCAGTACACTGTGAGATGCGCAATACTGAGCAGCTGATGAAAAGTGTGGGACTTCTTGCCTATGAATTTGGTTCAATCCAGGAGTGCAATGAGGAAATGTCTAAATATGGCCCCGAAAACTTTAAAGCAGACAGGGTCACTGTTAAATTGAGACCTGGGCAGCAAACAGCTCCTAATCGAAGCTATATCTCCTTTTCTTCATGTTCAGGTGATCTGAGCAAAGCTCATGTGAAGGACGTCCACTTACAATGTGATCAGTGTCAGTGTCATTtccttgtttggttttttttttttatattttcccAAACAAATTCTATTGTATAGGTTAAggtttttctttgttgtattCCTTcaataacaaattattattagttaatGATTGAGAGTTTCCAATCAGTTTAAGTGATAGATCCCACATTTATTAGTCTTAAGTTCAGGAGATCCACATGTTTTCAAAGCTTATTTGCATTGCACAGCTAATTAGAAACTTTGCATTTTTCTAATTACAGGAAGTACTAGACGCCAGATTTTGAGTGGCATTGAAGAGATTGTTGACAAATCCTTGCCTCTGTTAAAACTTGCAGTACATTTTCAGGATGCTGAAGCTGCAAAACTTTGTATCTTGAACAAGATATCTTTCTGTGAGGCACGGCAAAAGGTGATTAAATAGTGTATTTTTGCATACGTCCCCTTTTTCTTTGGAGATGTGGGCTTTGTTGCATGAGGAGGGGACGCAAATGATGTCTACTGTAAGTATCGTATCACGCTGAGAATTTTTCTACGGTTGAGAAAGGCGTCAAAATCTAATGTTCTGTGCTTCTTATCTGTCATGTCTCCTGTATCTGGAAAATTTCTTAATACCAGGACAAATACATGATTGTACAGGTCAGTGTAAAATAGAAATTCTAACACCACTAGCAGGTCTCGCTTGATATGTTTTGGGCTGAACTGTCGGTTGGTGCACCCAATACAGTTCAGTGTAACAAAAAAGAACCAAACATAATGCCAGTTCTCACTTAATATTTTTGGGAAGCTTAAGTAACAATGACGGTGACCGCAATGAGAGCACAATGCATTTGGTGAGCAGAAACAATTATTCTGTGTGCAGTTTAAACATACCAAAAGCAATAACAGAGGTCcatagttttttttgttgtttacagTACTACAGTGAGATGTTGGAGAGTGGCATTTATGTCAGAGACTTTGGGACTAGGCTTGAAGGAATCGAGTTGGCCAATTCAGGTTAGTTTTAAATACTGCTAATGCTATgtaactgaagaaaaaatgaaTCAGGAACACTGAAACATTTTAATGACTACTTCTACATTTATTATCAAAAATATGTCTTGGGAATCAAAGATAACTGTCTCAGATAATATGAATTGGAACTAGCGTTATAACAATGTCTTCTAAGTTTTAGTTGCTCTGTGTACATACAGTTGCTAAAGAGATCGAAAAACAAAAGTCAATGTGGCATAACAGGGGAACAGAATGTCAGAGACTTTTGGACTAGGCTTGAAGAAATCGAGTTGGCCAATTCAGGTTTGTTTTAAATATTCCTAATGCTAtgtaactggaaaaaaaatgaatcaGGAACACTGAAACATTTTAATGACTACTTCTACATTTATTATcaaaaatatgtcttggaaatcAAAGATAATTGTGTCTCAGATAATATGATTTGGAACTAGCGTTATAACAATGTCTACTAAGTTTAAGTCGCTCTATTTACATACAGTtgctaaaaagattgaaaaacaaaagtcaaTGAAGCATAACAGGGgaacagaaattgaaaacaagttCAGAGAACTCTACCGAGTCCCTCAGCCTGCACCAAAAGTCAGAAAGAGGCAAATTCCAAAGCAGCCACAGAATGTGGAAAATGAAGAGCTTAGCATGTACGCAGGACCACTGACAAAAGAATTTATGATCAAGGTGAGCCTCCAAATTCCTTcataatttcattttctttcttttttactccACTGTTTTCTTTTCTGTATTGTCCCTTTGTCCTATATTTTTGGTCAAGAAATGAAGTATTATTTTGTGACAGTTATGTGGTAGATCTTACAGCAAAATCTAAATAggcaaaactattttaattATGATAAATGATCTCCAGATTAATACATTTATAATATATACATGTGCTCTTTGTTTACTTGACAGATTTGCATTTTGTGGAAGGAAATTGCTGAAATTACAAGGGACACagaatttaaagaaaatgaagaacatCTCATTGGCCTTTTTGATTTAAAGGTATTCATAATTGCAGCGTATGTGACTATAAGCTACAAGTTCATGTTATCTTGAACAAATTGATAGTGTATGAAGACCTCAGCAGAGCCATGAGTAGCAAATGGAGGGGTTTAATTTGTTATTAGTTGCTCCTTTGAAAATCCTTAAGACCATCTTTCAGGTTTTTAATGCTTTCATCGACAAATGCCAAGCTTAGGCATGTTTgacatttcattttttgtttcaaaatcttAAATGCCTGTGAAGTTCAGTCAATGCTTTGAATACTTTTCAGTGCAAAGAATGGGGGTTTctctttttgaaaatgtttgggACCAACCTTGGGACAGGTGACTATGGTCATCTTAAAATAGAACATGTGCCAATGCTCTTCTGTGCCCATCGTTCTTTACATCACTTATCAAATCAAGGATTTGAAGCTGCCCATAAGCTGCAGAGACAGTTGTATGCCAGGGCAACTTCTCATGACTCCTCTGGAAGTACTGCATCATGTAAGTTGGAAATATaactacaccttttgctctTCATTTACGGAAAATAAACATTCATTTGTGTCCAAACTTGTTTCATTACGGTCGTTATACTCTCATTAACACCAATATTACCTTCATTTGCGCGTAAGGAACGTTCAAGAATAACATTTGCATATGTGTTAACattcaaaatcatcaaaagaCAAACAATACCATCCTTCGACATTCATTGactgaaaatgtattttcattttggTCGAAATGAACTTCGTTGTCACGAAACGACAATCATTTACACTTTTGGACAAtcctttttcaacaaaagactttcaataacacaatttgcatgagaaCTCACAATCAATTGCATTATTATACAATCATTTCCATGAAGGTAACAGTCTTTAGTGCGGTGAGACAAACATTACAGtcataataacatttatttttgaaaGAGCGAATATCAAATTCGCTGAACGATTTATCCCTCAATTGCTTCATTGTTGAGGCATCGTGGCAAATACGTTTGCATAAAACGATACTATTGCCCACATTTAGCTGCCATAATGGTACCAATGTTTCGTTATCTAATCACTCTGcagtgaaacgaaaacaaaataatttataacttaGTATAAGGAAGAAAACACCAGTCATAGGAgggggcatctcgtttattgatcagACATAAATTGCCCCATTTCGAAGATAAAGCACAATTTAAAGAGAACTATAGACCTAAGGAACGAGAAACTGAAAGAAGAGAATTGATGTTATCTTTAACATAGCCGTCCTTGGCACGATCCGATTTCCAACGACCATGTCGTTTAAACAAACGATCGCTGATGCCAGCGTTTGCAGCATCGGAGGCGCCACCTGATCTTAAGCTATGTAAACCATAACTAGACTTAGGAAAACCTAGTTCAACTAAAGAATTAAGCAAAAGCTCCCTAGCCCTAGAATAGGATATAGGTCGTGAACCTAGAGAATAACTAAGAGTGGACTTATGATAAACAAGATTGCGAAATACAAAGTCACTAGAATTACAATTCAAACAAGCGAGATGAAAATAACGAGAAAGTATCGTATAAGGACAAGTGACAGTACCCGTCCTAGCCAAAAGAACTGAAGAACCATCCCTATATACGTCAGTCTTACTACTGGCAATAGTAATCTTAACATAATCCGAATTTTGGAAATTTACATCACAACAGCGCAACTTAGCTAGCTCGTCAAAGCGTAAAAATGCACAATAAGCAGTGACAAATAAAGCTGCAATTCGGAGACTAGACAGGTTAGCAGATGGCGAGGCATACTTTAAACAAATTGACGAAATCATCTCAGGAGTAATTGGCTCCTTTTAACTACTGGTTTAGCTGAAATCCGAATACCAGCCTCGAGAATGTTCTTCACCAGAGGATCTTGACAAGGATCGGGAAAACCATAGAGCTTATTAGCCCACGAAATACCACAAGATGCAGACTGAAGTACGGAAGAGCTTGTATCACCTCGAATAAGATGCTCTAGGTAAAGAGCGACGTCTAACGGCCTTGTAGGCAAAGCCGTAATCTCGGGGAAGCAAGATGCCCAGACTCTGAATTTCTGAAAAGACCTGGAATACTGATCAATGGTGCGTGGAGCCTTGGACTGCAATGCACGAGCCGGAAGAGAACTGGCAAGTCTTCGGAGTTCAGGATTCTGTAGGGTGGAACTAATCTGCGCAAAAGCAATATCACCTTGTGCaggaagaaacaaaaaatagaaCAAGAATTTTTAGTCTAACACGGGCTACTACCAGCGGCGTCCAGAGTAAATCAAATGTGCAAAAACCCAGtggcaaaacaaataaacacacaaaGCCAAGTGGCAAACACTTAAAATTCCAAtaactgataaaacaaaaaatacaatctaATTGCTTAGATTTAATTAGCCCCATTAATACATCCAGAGTAAAACAAGTGTGTAAATGCCCAGtggcaaaacaaataaacacacaaaGCCAAGTGGCAAACACTTAAATTCCAATagctgataaaacaaaaaatacaatctaATTGCTTAGATTTATTTAGCCCCATTAATACATCCAGAGTAAATCAAGTGTGCAAAAGCCCAGTGGCGAAACAAATAAAACACACAAAGCCAAGTGGCAAACAGTTTAATTCCAACA includes these proteins:
- the LOC138046540 gene encoding uncharacterized protein, which codes for MFRISCRCPSGTSTSKLGFRVILHRYTTVSLETKILLKANTGSFKGLRDDLTCIRDEDLSSLCLCAVHCEMRNTEQLMKSVGLLAYEFGSIQECNEEMSKYGPENFKADRVTVKLRPGQQTAPNRSYISFSSCSGSTRRQILSGIEEIVDKSLPLLKLAVHFQDAEAAKLCILNKISFCEARQKYYSEMLESGIYVRDFGTRLEGIELANSVAKKIEKQKSMKHNRGTEIENKFRELYRVPQPAPKVRKRQIPKQPQNVENEELSMYAGPLTKEFMIKICILWKEIAEITRDTEFKENEEHLIGLFDLKCKEWGFLFLKMFGTNLGTGDYGHLKIEHVPMLFCAHRSLHHLSNQGFEAAHKLQRQLYARATSHDSSGSTASLDQILAHLYTEMLLEMRISFREASHCMALGGPFYYRGCGWRPKKMGWTTNDKLWIESINNLFNELFGPDYCQYIFNENKHCVLVPGQFPTVLYDHDEWEMNHTAVPETKQN